TAGTGGCCGTTAAAATATCTCGCTGGGGTCACATATGTGTAGGTACCAGTGTATTACAGTTTAGTTAATTGCATAATACTATTTAAAGAAGACTTACTAGAGCTGCCGAGAGCCACGAGTGCGAACAAAACCAAGAGCTGCTTCATTTTGACACCACCAACGACACTGAAATCACGCGGTTCCTTCCATCTTTATATAAATAACGTTCGttacaataataattaaattatcttTATCTACTatgataattaaataattatagcgCGATATAGAGATAATAGATTTTTAAACTTACCTACTAGATTTGCGCATcgtataataagattaataggCAATCTATCACTACGGGCCGCTGGATGCTACTTTTATTAGCCGACTTCAAaagaggaggttatcaattcgaccGTATTTCTTTTTGTCTGTATATCAGCACTTTCTAAAGTCTGAATCGATTAGGGATTTtcttatttgtttttgtttgaatatATGTAGTCCCAagttggtcccgtttttgtcaaaacccagttcttaTGATGGGATCTGTGAGGAATTCCTAAAAATATTATAGGCATATatgttttttaagtatttttcatcacactcgcgcAGTAAacgtggaattgcacgcaggtttagcgggagttatagaaaaagcgttctccctagggagttatgaagtttctagtgccataattaacatttttttgtctttaagtatacttaatttttgtatcgcaagtgtgatgaaaaacattgtgtgtaactcggggcgtaataatattgcaaactcgagtctataaatcgctccggcaagccgtcgcgatttaacttactctcgtttgcaatattcaacttacgccccatgttgcacaatgtactatttatcAACAAACAACCATTTTCATCCAAAACATTgtcatttgatgaagtggaactgctgatgatgatcagaacggggTTCTTTCCAATGTTTCTAAAACGTTAACTTTTACaatgtccacagaaaagacgccggtTTTCCCGAACGTTGTTGGATAAGAGCATAACGTCTGGTGAGAATACGTTTGTGCCATACGCCACTTACATGGTTTACAGGAGAgcgaaaagaagaaaaaaaatatttttcggaAAGTTTTACATTTAGAAAATATTGAACGTATATATCATTTAGGCATATATGTTTACTATTTATAGTACCAAACAAATATTGTGAATACAGCGGTAATCatgaaataaaagtaattttatttttgccaTATCCGTTTTCACGAGTAAATGTTAAACGTATAATGTATGACATGACACAAAAGTTGTGGATATGTCACACTTTTGTGATAATTTTCTGTTGACAGAATGTAATTTAcctggtttgttagtgcacgacaccttgcactttgtgactatgcgctgaaacttggcacagttgattgttagctggtcttgagcagaaacAGACTGGTAGACATCGAGAACCACGTCTCATttaatggggggggggggggggttggggagaagttcgacgccgccgcgcttcacttggagcaacatttctctaaaactatacctattagggcatgtgatatatcattttcggatagaTTAAGGATGAGGCATCTAGTTTTGGAACAAAAACAATTGATATTTTTGGCACATTTGATCCGGGAGACAATCAGAGTGGggggcaatattttatttgttaagttagttttacccattcttagatttattttagtttataatttgtatgtttaatctaTTGTAATCTAAACATTGACTTAAAATTGGcgtaaattaggtacctaataaataacattaaaaattaatataccacaaaaacaatgcactttctaacaaaaaaagcATAAAGTATAAAAGACTAAAAAtcgtatttttgaatttttcataattaccaatttttttttaatgtagcaggaatctgaaaacaaaaaatataattgtaaagctacacttattacgtttaagaaaatatattgtttattatacaaaactattgataaatgggagataaaaaataatattaagcgtgggtcagagtgatctaaatacaaaatattattaaggtgggaaagttacttataacttgttctacaatcgtttattttttttagtttttcataaataactcgtaaatggTAGCCTAcagcaaaaaatattttttacgtaaataaataagtataaaataagtgctactttttttcgctaggataaatattaaaaaaaaaaaactgaagggaattttgttttcagattcctgctacactttaaaaaaattggtaattatgaaaaaattaaaatacggtttttagtcttttctactttatgcttttttttgtttgaaagtgcattgtttttgttccaaaactagattcctcatccttaatttatccgaaaatgatatattacatgccctaataggtatactTTTAGAGAAAtattgctccaagtgaagcgcggcagcgTCGAACTTCCCTCCTCCCCCCTCACTAAatgagaggtggctctcgacggctcccggtctgtttctgctcaagaccagctaacaatcaactgtgccaagtttcagcgcatagtctcaaagtgcaaggtccccatacatCGGTGTGCAGTAAAAAACCAGCTAATTATCCTATAGTGAATTTCGGATATAAGTATATGGCACAACATTtttcaaaaattgattttttcaaAAACCGATTAGCGTCAATTATAGCATATTTTTTGGTATTTTAGAAATGATTAAAAAAcgattttctcaaaaatggatatGGCACAAACGTATTCTCAGCCGACGATATTTAGGTTATATGACATGATAGATGatagaaaacaaaaacaatctTAAAGAATATTTAATTGATATCACTTAATTGTTTACTACTAATGTTTCGTAATCttaattacttttaaattttttacttaTGTGATGTGTCgtcggaaagtttccaaaatcgCGAAATGTCCAAATGGAACAATTTCGGaatctttttaataaaaatgggaaTCGAAATATTTCATTTCCAAAGTGAAAGTTTCCAACCTTCCTTTTCCAACTTTTTGGGAACTTTCCGCAACTTGCATATTCTGTAATAATATTGTTAAGATTTTCAGTGCACAAATGAATATGCACAgtgaaataaattatgtatttcAGACCTAGACCATTCATTATTTGAAATAATGAATGGTCTAGGTATCATTAAAACAGAGGGACGAAAAGGCCGtaatttggtaatatttgttactttagcagacattgtcgtttgtcaatacctaccaaatacatacaaaatatgtaaaatggccagggaggctcgcggcaGCGGcagatttgccctaaggcacagtaggcccgggcctagggcggcaagatatttaggggaggcaaattgtgacaaaaattcgctgatggtaacaagaaataactcaaaatgtagtcaatgttatgggtgccttgaatgGCTACatggcctggggcctagggcggcaaagactgcaaatccgccactgcactggctcgcgggccgcaagcgagttTTCGTGGGTCGCCTGCTGCCGACAGCTGCATTAAGAGAtcggtattaaaataaaagactaCAATTTTATCATGCACTCGATGTaggattttacaaaaaaacagATTCCTACTGATTAGACGGATACAGAGTAGAAGGTACCCGAGCGCGAGGAAggtcgcccatgaggtggacggaccaaataaaggcagcaatggacggccccttgcacgaatgcgctaaacgcgcagccgtcagggaggagtggaggcgagccgtcaagCGTGTCACGgggggagacttccaatgatgaccacgaccgctctgtcaagagtgtcccgatcaagaagaagacGGATACAGAACCCCTAGTGTGAATTTCATTCGTTAGCGTGACGATTGTATGTGATTTTAACCAGCGTGCCATTCCGCTTGCCGTGCTGGCAAGTGGCaagaaaaaaacataaaaatggcaaaaaataaaagaaacgctcagaCGATCTTCGCCACACGGACCTTACTTTAAAGTTAATGATTAAGGCGCTATTCTAATAGCTATCCACTGAAGAGCTTCTTGACCTCATCGGCCACTTGGTTGGCGTACCGGTACCCGCTGAACATGAGCCGGTCGAGCGCAGGCGCAGGCTTCACCGAGTCACCTGTCCTGAAAACGGTACAAACAAGCGTGTTAATTGgattttataatttgttaaagaTTATTGGTATTATAGTATGATACCACCTTAAGAGATAAGTATAGAACgtgatcgtccatacaaaaagagacaACCACTTCTAAATATtctccattctccatgatttttagtatttttttgacacaataaaaaactataggtgtagaggttttccttttttcaaaatttgcaataGGCTCAAAAAATGGGCTTCGGAAAAAACCACGTGATCAGTGATCACCGATCGGCCGTCACAGAAAATGACATGACGGTCGCCTCGctccgggcccggcccggtctagcgtgagccaACCTTAATAAATAGTTACCGGCATTTAATCGTCCAAGGTTTGTCGATGTAGTAGATGTGAAGCGACACGACGCCATACGAGGACACCCACTCGTACAGGCATGGAGGGGCGAACGGGATCGTCAGCTAAAAAATAAGGGATGAAATATCATAAATTAATGTCGGCCTTCCGTCAATGCTTAGTCAAGTCAGTGGAGATACCTTTTTTCGGGCAAACTTACaaattagaccgggccgtgtccaggccggagcttccggcgcatcgttttctatggaaagcatcacgtgatcgcctgtcatgtcatagaaaagtaagcgccgcaAGCTCCGGGcggacacggtccggtctaacgtgatcctttacttttacatttataataatagtagGGAATTGTGATAGCCTCAGTACTTCCAGAAAATAGAATTTCAATCTCCTAATTTCCATATTCAGGTTAGTTTCTCGCAAGTGTATGGGAGCACCCCAATCCCTAATGTTTATGCAGGAGGGCTTTGCCTAGATTTGACTCTGATTATGCCGAAGGCGTACTTGCGGTATCTTTCGAACGCAGAGTTCACGTTTTGGGTAAACCAGTGTACGAGTATTATGAGATTTTGATTCTGATTTTATTAAGAGTAGACATTAAGAGAGACTCTCCTGTGAGcgatagttaacagcttgtgggcttGTAGGTATGTAATGATTTTACCATATTTATCCACATAAAAGGAGCACATTTACATGGGtttaataagaaaattaacatattagcccttaacttttgggtatgtctacagaaaagacgcgaacacagttttgtaTTATTGATCCGAGCGGTCAATACGCCGAACTCTGCAAGTGGTTGGAATGTTCTCAGAATAGTTTCCGCACAATCTAGCGCTCAGCAGACGAGAAAGGATCATTTATCTTCACATAGAGTATAATCTTGATTGCTGGCCCGACCTACGCTATACTAAAGGAACATGTAGAACGGGGGTTCTCAATCTGTTTTGTGACTTTTTTATAGATGATATGCGTGACGCGTGTCACTTCCCTGACTCCTAAACTTTTACAAACAAATCAAACTGATGTATGTTAGATGACCCTGCCTCGCGCCGGGCGGGCGGGCGCTCGAAACAAATACGGTACTTCTGGCGTCCCACCCGGCCGAATACCTGGAAGCCGGTGCCGATCAGCTCGTGCTGGTTTATAAGCCTCACTTCCCTGTCAAATATACTAGTGTAACTGTGAGTCTAACTTACCTCAGCACCCTGCCTCGCGCCGGGCGGGCGCTCGAACCAATCCCGGTACTTCCGGCGTCCCACTCGGCCGAATATCTGGAAGCCAGTGCCAATCAGCTCGTGCTGGCTTACAAGCTTCACTTTCCTGTCAAATATACTAGTCTAACTGTGAGTCTAACATACCTCAGCACCCTGCCTCGCGCCGGGCGGGCGCTCGAACCAATCCCGGTACTTCTGGCGTCCCACTCGGCCGAATATCTGGAAGCCAGTGCCAATCAGCTTGTGCTGGCTTTCAAGCTTCACTTTCCTGTCAAATACTAGTCTAACTTTGAGTCTAACATACCTCAGCACCCTGCCTCGCGCCGGGCGGGCGCTCGAACCAATCCCGGTACTTCTGGCGTCCCACTCGGCCGAATATCTGGAAGCCAGTGCCAATCAGCTTGTGCTGGCTTTCAAGCTTCACTTTCCTGTCAAATACTAGTCTAACTGTGAGTCTAACATACCTCAGCACCCTGCCTCGCGCCGGGCGGGCGCTCGAACCAATCCCGGTACTTCTGGCGTCCCACTCGGCCGAATATCTGGAAGCCAGTGCCGATCAAATCGCCCTGGCTTACTAGCGCGAACCAGGGTAGAGTGTCTTCGCATTTCATTTGGGGTGTCATGTTGTAGTAGTAGTGCGTACCTGGGGGAGGAGGTGTTAATGTATTTATGGTTCTTATTCAGGGCTTATAGGGAGATCAGGGAGAGAGAAATCATAACCTGCATGAGAAAAAAAGCTATGTTAAATAAGTCTGATGAAATCTGAGGTCAGATTATTTGCTTCCTCTTTGTGGCTCACATGATGCTGATTTGTGAGCTAAAACATGGATTGAGCATTTTGCTCACACGGAGCGTTTTGGTCTTCAATAAAATTGAGCACTTATACATTtcactcgcactaatatgccagtacgagcgaaatgcatagATAGAAAGTTCTCGATAGCgtatatgtcagtgccaaactagTGGAAGCAATAGGTACTGACCCATGTTAGGAATGCAGTTCTGTTTCTTGAAAGCGGTGCTGTTGAGCTCGGCTTCAGTGCTAGGGATCCTCATCAGTCTTCCGTCCAATCCTGTCACCCACACGCCGCCATCTTGGAGGGTCGCGCCGTTCTCCACTTGCGGACCTGCTCCGGCTTTCAAGGACTCTGAAAATAGTTAAATACATGAGTGCCTGTTTTGACATATCCGACTTTCATCTGAAGCGcgtagataatattaatttc
Above is a window of Cydia fagiglandana chromosome 18, ilCydFagi1.1, whole genome shotgun sequence DNA encoding:
- the LOC134673270 gene encoding uncharacterized protein LOC134673270; the protein is MRTLLAVLATVSLVRGVEYDGLRVKFGWSDALADMEYFFKIPRTSKDAETEGWRRTERPPGPLPELRMYCPQGRAVCPLFDAGGFVAGLQISLPVDEYESLAMKPEKKLVKWRAPALEGEPSRDYWTLTQYFVSEESLKAGAGPQVENGATLQDGGVWVTGLDGRLMRIPSTEAELNSTAFKKQNCIPNMGTHYYYNMTPQMKCEDTLPWFALVSQGDLIGTGFQIFGRVGRQKYRDWFERPPGARQGAELTIPFAPPCLYEWVSSYGVVSLHIYYIDKPWTIKCRTGDSVKPAPALDRLMFSGYRYANQVADEVKKLFSG